One genomic region from Vanacampus margaritifer isolate UIUO_Vmar chromosome 2, RoL_Vmar_1.0, whole genome shotgun sequence encodes:
- the alg1 gene encoding chitobiosyldiphosphodolichol beta-mannosyltransferase isoform X3 encodes MLKPHAHILMQNPPGLPSMASAWLACVLRGGHLIIDWHNYGYTIMALSHGHTHPLVRLAKWYEHVFGPLASQHLCVTNAMKEDLHRNWGIKATTLYDRPAAIFNETPLETRHKLFVRLSRTLPAFRHSSSDDVMARVEKTVFSLRDLGKDTGRDDQASITLRPDRPALLISSTSWTEDEDFSILLQALQEYEDFISAGETLPLVICVITGKGPQKERYMKLIDSLRLKHVKICTPWLEAEDYPVLLGCADLGVCLHKSSSGLDLPMKVVDMFGCCLPVCAVHFLCLEELVTHEHNGLTFSDGPQLAQQLKSLLSDFPSSDGKLGAFRKNLRASRGQRWDDNWDKHVLPLLSSSSSSSSSSR; translated from the exons ATGCTGAAACCACACGCTCACATACTCATGCAG AATCCTCCAGGTTTGCCGAGCATGGCTTCAGCATGGCTGGCGTGTGTCCTGCGAGGCGGCCACTTGATCATCGACTGGCACAACTACGGCTACACCATCATGGCGCTCAGCCACGGCCACACGCATCCGCTCGTGCGCTTGGCAAAGTG GTACGAGCATGTGTTCGGCCCTCTTGCGTCGCAGCACTTGTGCGTGACCAATGCAATGAAGGAAGATCTGCACAGGAACTGGGGCATCAA GGCGACCACTCTGTATGACAGACCGGCAGCCATCTTCAATGAGACGCCACTGGAAACGCGGCATAAACTTTTTGTGAGGCTTTCGCGCACACTTCCTGCCTTTCGGCACAGCAG CAGTGATGATGTCATGGCTAGGGTGGAGAAGACCGTCTTCTCTTTGCGAGACCTTGGCAAGGACACGGGGCGCGACGATCAGGCCTCAATAACCTTGAGGCCCGATCGTCCCGCCCTGCTCATCAGCAGTACCAGCTGGACAG AGGATGAAGATTTCTCCATCCTCCTGCAGGCTCTTCAAG AATACGAAGATTTCATCTCAGCAGGAGAGACTCTGCCGTTGGTAATCTGCGTCATCACAG GGAAAGGTCCTCAGAAGGAGCGCTACATGAAGTTGATTGACAGTCTACGTTTGAAGCACGTGAAGATCTGCACACCCTGGCTGGAAGCAGAAGACTATCCTGTTTTGTTAG gTTGTGCTGACCTTGGCGTGTGCCTGCACAAGTCTTCAAGCGGTCTGGACCTGCCCATGAAAGTGGTGGACATGTTTGGGTGCTGCTTGCCTGTATGCGCCGTCCACTTCTTGTG CCTAGAGGAGCTGGTGACGCACGAGCACAACGGCCTAACCTTCTCTGACGGCCCTCAACTGGCCCAGCAGCTCAAG AGTCTCCTGTCAGACTTCCCCAGCAGTGATGGCAAACTGGGTGCATTCAGGAAGAACCTCcgggccagcagggggcagcgcTGGGACGACAACTGGGACAAACACGTCCTCCCGCTCttgtcctcctcctcgtcttcatcatcttcttctAGGTGA
- the eef2kmt gene encoding protein-lysine N-methyltransferase EEF2KMT isoform X2, translating into MTVFVSDVSSHAVPEVSPVATIQEVLYRRAYKAGECLYSHPGTVTLLPECSCQGHTHFQVESVGCEPLDELYDALAEVVAAQEVAEGYRTYFLPCGDTVSLLENVALISEGTTGLVTWEAALYLAEWALDHPRTFTGRKVLELGSGAGLTGVVVCRTCGPSSYIFSDCHQSVLQRLGDNLSINGLNNKTNTTRTEVSVQELDWTDVTEERWKEFSPDVVIAADVVYDPDVVVVLVQFLSKILKCGGGRVPTEVLICCTVRNPQTYAGFKHSLSDAGIGHRVISGAVNHVFEYNRESEIELVQLFACQ; encoded by the exons ATGACCGTGTTTGTGTCAGACGTGTCTTCACACGCTGTGCCGGAAGTTTCCCCCGTCGCCACGATACAGGAAGTGCTTTATCGCCGAGCTTATAAGGCGGGTGAGTGTCTTTACTCCCATCCTGGTACAGTAACGCTGCTTCCCGAATGCTCTTGTCAGGGTCACACTCATTTTCAGGTGGAGTCAGTAGGATGTGAACCTCTGGATGAGCTCTACGATGCTCTGGCAGAGGTAGTAGCGGCCCAAGAGGTGGCAGAGGGATATCGGACGTACTTTTTG CCGTGCGGGGACACCGTCAGTTTATTAGAGAACGTGGCTTTAATCTCCGAAGGGACGACGGGTCTGGTGACGTGGGAGGCGGCCCTATACCTGGCCGAGTGGGCCTTAGACCACCCGCGGACCTTTACTGGAAG GAAAGTTCTGGAGCTGGGCAGCGGTGCGGGTCTGACCGGCGTCGTCGTGTGTCGCACGTGTGGTCCTTCCTCATACATCTTCAGTGATTGTCACCAAAGTGTCCTTCAAAGACTCGGAGACAACTTGAGCATCAACGGactcaacaacaaaacaaacaccacCAGGACTGAAGTCAGTGTGCAAGAGCTTGACTGGACAGACGTGACGGAGGAACGCTGGAAGGAATTCAGTCCAGACGTGGTCATAGCAGCAG ATGTGGTGTACGATCCAGATGTGGTTGTGGTTCTGGTCCAGTTTTTGTCCAAGATCCTGAAGTGTGGTGGTGGTCGGGTTCCCACTGAGGTTCTCATTTGCTGCACCGTGAGGAACCCGCAGACGTACGCTGGCTTCAAGCATAGTCTAA GTGATGCTGGGATTGGCCACCGAGTGATAAGTGGAGCTGTCAATCACGTCTTTGAGTACAACAGAGAGTCTGAAATAGAGCTTGTTCAATTGTTTGCATgtcaataa
- the alg1 gene encoding chitobiosyldiphosphodolichol beta-mannosyltransferase isoform X2, whose product MAAPGQTVSIRILFALIALLLAAFCGTRSGIWWPLVSVTVVGLAVALCWLLRRHNRGSERRVCVLVLGDIGRSPRMQYHALSLSKHGFEVTLVGYLDSKPHRDVLRDDRIQIVSIAEVRGVRGGPKILTYVTKVTIQFAQVLAVILMLKPHAHILMQNPPGLPSMASAWLACVLRGGHLIIDWHNYGYTIMALSHGHTHPLVRLAKWYEHVFGPLASQHLCVTNAMKEDLHRNWGIKATTLYDRPAAIFNETPLETRHKLFVRLSRTLPAFRHSSDDVMARVEKTVFSLRDLGKDTGRDDQASITLRPDRPALLISSTSWTEDEDFSILLQALQEYEDFISAGETLPLVICVITGKGPQKERYMKLIDSLRLKHVKICTPWLEAEDYPVLLGCADLGVCLHKSSSGLDLPMKVVDMFGCCLPVCAVHFLCLEELVTHEHNGLTFSDGPQLAQQLKSLLSDFPSSDGKLGAFRKNLRASRGQRWDDNWDKHVLPLLSSSSSSSSSSR is encoded by the exons atggccgCTCCCGGCCAAACTGTCTCCATTCGGATTCTTTTTGCGCTGATTGCACTTCTCTTGGCGGCGTTTTGCGGCACCCGTTCGGGCATCTGGTGGCCACTGGTGTCGGTGACGGTCGTGGGCCTCGCGGTCGCGCTGTGCTGGCTGCTGAGGCGCCATAATCGCGGCAGTGAGCGGCGGGTGTGCGTGCTGGTTCTCGGAGATATCGGTCGCAGTCCCCGCATGCAGTATCACGCGCTGTCGCTCAGTAAACATGGATTTGAAGTCACTCTTGTTGGCTATTTAG aCAGCAAACCTCACCGGGACGTGTTAAGGGACGATAGGATCCAAATCGTCTCGATTGCGGAAGTCAGAGGTGTCAGAG GTGGCCCGAAGATTTTGACCTACGTGACCAAAGTGACCATTCAATTTGCGCAGGTTCTCGCGGTGATACTCATGCTGAAACCACACGCTCACATACTCATGCAG AATCCTCCAGGTTTGCCGAGCATGGCTTCAGCATGGCTGGCGTGTGTCCTGCGAGGCGGCCACTTGATCATCGACTGGCACAACTACGGCTACACCATCATGGCGCTCAGCCACGGCCACACGCATCCGCTCGTGCGCTTGGCAAAGTG GTACGAGCATGTGTTCGGCCCTCTTGCGTCGCAGCACTTGTGCGTGACCAATGCAATGAAGGAAGATCTGCACAGGAACTGGGGCATCAA GGCGACCACTCTGTATGACAGACCGGCAGCCATCTTCAATGAGACGCCACTGGAAACGCGGCATAAACTTTTTGTGAGGCTTTCGCGCACACTTCCTGCCTTTCGGCACAGCAG TGATGATGTCATGGCTAGGGTGGAGAAGACCGTCTTCTCTTTGCGAGACCTTGGCAAGGACACGGGGCGCGACGATCAGGCCTCAATAACCTTGAGGCCCGATCGTCCCGCCCTGCTCATCAGCAGTACCAGCTGGACAG AGGATGAAGATTTCTCCATCCTCCTGCAGGCTCTTCAAG AATACGAAGATTTCATCTCAGCAGGAGAGACTCTGCCGTTGGTAATCTGCGTCATCACAG GGAAAGGTCCTCAGAAGGAGCGCTACATGAAGTTGATTGACAGTCTACGTTTGAAGCACGTGAAGATCTGCACACCCTGGCTGGAAGCAGAAGACTATCCTGTTTTGTTAG gTTGTGCTGACCTTGGCGTGTGCCTGCACAAGTCTTCAAGCGGTCTGGACCTGCCCATGAAAGTGGTGGACATGTTTGGGTGCTGCTTGCCTGTATGCGCCGTCCACTTCTTGTG CCTAGAGGAGCTGGTGACGCACGAGCACAACGGCCTAACCTTCTCTGACGGCCCTCAACTGGCCCAGCAGCTCAAG AGTCTCCTGTCAGACTTCCCCAGCAGTGATGGCAAACTGGGTGCATTCAGGAAGAACCTCcgggccagcagggggcagcgcTGGGACGACAACTGGGACAAACACGTCCTCCCGCTCttgtcctcctcctcgtcttcatcatcttcttctAGGTGA
- the alg1 gene encoding chitobiosyldiphosphodolichol beta-mannosyltransferase isoform X1, producing MAAPGQTVSIRILFALIALLLAAFCGTRSGIWWPLVSVTVVGLAVALCWLLRRHNRGSERRVCVLVLGDIGRSPRMQYHALSLSKHGFEVTLVGYLDSKPHRDVLRDDRIQIVSIAEVRGVRGGPKILTYVTKVTIQFAQVLAVILMLKPHAHILMQNPPGLPSMASAWLACVLRGGHLIIDWHNYGYTIMALSHGHTHPLVRLAKWYEHVFGPLASQHLCVTNAMKEDLHRNWGIKATTLYDRPAAIFNETPLETRHKLFVRLSRTLPAFRHSSSDDVMARVEKTVFSLRDLGKDTGRDDQASITLRPDRPALLISSTSWTEDEDFSILLQALQEYEDFISAGETLPLVICVITGKGPQKERYMKLIDSLRLKHVKICTPWLEAEDYPVLLGCADLGVCLHKSSSGLDLPMKVVDMFGCCLPVCAVHFLCLEELVTHEHNGLTFSDGPQLAQQLKSLLSDFPSSDGKLGAFRKNLRASRGQRWDDNWDKHVLPLLSSSSSSSSSSR from the exons atggccgCTCCCGGCCAAACTGTCTCCATTCGGATTCTTTTTGCGCTGATTGCACTTCTCTTGGCGGCGTTTTGCGGCACCCGTTCGGGCATCTGGTGGCCACTGGTGTCGGTGACGGTCGTGGGCCTCGCGGTCGCGCTGTGCTGGCTGCTGAGGCGCCATAATCGCGGCAGTGAGCGGCGGGTGTGCGTGCTGGTTCTCGGAGATATCGGTCGCAGTCCCCGCATGCAGTATCACGCGCTGTCGCTCAGTAAACATGGATTTGAAGTCACTCTTGTTGGCTATTTAG aCAGCAAACCTCACCGGGACGTGTTAAGGGACGATAGGATCCAAATCGTCTCGATTGCGGAAGTCAGAGGTGTCAGAG GTGGCCCGAAGATTTTGACCTACGTGACCAAAGTGACCATTCAATTTGCGCAGGTTCTCGCGGTGATACTCATGCTGAAACCACACGCTCACATACTCATGCAG AATCCTCCAGGTTTGCCGAGCATGGCTTCAGCATGGCTGGCGTGTGTCCTGCGAGGCGGCCACTTGATCATCGACTGGCACAACTACGGCTACACCATCATGGCGCTCAGCCACGGCCACACGCATCCGCTCGTGCGCTTGGCAAAGTG GTACGAGCATGTGTTCGGCCCTCTTGCGTCGCAGCACTTGTGCGTGACCAATGCAATGAAGGAAGATCTGCACAGGAACTGGGGCATCAA GGCGACCACTCTGTATGACAGACCGGCAGCCATCTTCAATGAGACGCCACTGGAAACGCGGCATAAACTTTTTGTGAGGCTTTCGCGCACACTTCCTGCCTTTCGGCACAGCAG CAGTGATGATGTCATGGCTAGGGTGGAGAAGACCGTCTTCTCTTTGCGAGACCTTGGCAAGGACACGGGGCGCGACGATCAGGCCTCAATAACCTTGAGGCCCGATCGTCCCGCCCTGCTCATCAGCAGTACCAGCTGGACAG AGGATGAAGATTTCTCCATCCTCCTGCAGGCTCTTCAAG AATACGAAGATTTCATCTCAGCAGGAGAGACTCTGCCGTTGGTAATCTGCGTCATCACAG GGAAAGGTCCTCAGAAGGAGCGCTACATGAAGTTGATTGACAGTCTACGTTTGAAGCACGTGAAGATCTGCACACCCTGGCTGGAAGCAGAAGACTATCCTGTTTTGTTAG gTTGTGCTGACCTTGGCGTGTGCCTGCACAAGTCTTCAAGCGGTCTGGACCTGCCCATGAAAGTGGTGGACATGTTTGGGTGCTGCTTGCCTGTATGCGCCGTCCACTTCTTGTG CCTAGAGGAGCTGGTGACGCACGAGCACAACGGCCTAACCTTCTCTGACGGCCCTCAACTGGCCCAGCAGCTCAAG AGTCTCCTGTCAGACTTCCCCAGCAGTGATGGCAAACTGGGTGCATTCAGGAAGAACCTCcgggccagcagggggcagcgcTGGGACGACAACTGGGACAAACACGTCCTCCCGCTCttgtcctcctcctcgtcttcatcatcttcttctAGGTGA
- the eef2kmt gene encoding protein-lysine N-methyltransferase EEF2KMT isoform X1 produces MMECAESNKNVPPRKENIGDILKQFQSQFFSTNRLVSFPWTFLENDLELSKSSDVILDILKQTCLHTLCRKFPPSPRYRKCFIAELIRRVESVGCEPLDELYDALAEVVAAQEVAEGYRTYFLPCGDTVSLLENVALISEGTTGLVTWEAALYLAEWALDHPRTFTGRKVLELGSGAGLTGVVVCRTCGPSSYIFSDCHQSVLQRLGDNLSINGLNNKTNTTRTEVSVQELDWTDVTEERWKEFSPDVVIAADVVYDPDVVVVLVQFLSKILKCGGGRVPTEVLICCTVRNPQTYAGFKHSLSDAGIGHRVISGAVNHVFEYNRESEIELVQLFACQ; encoded by the exons ATGATGGAGTGTGCTGAGTCAAATAAAAACGTTCCcccaagaaaagaaaacataggtgacattttaaaacaattccaGTCGCAGTTTTTCTCTACCAATCGCCTCGTTTCATTCCCTTGGACG TTTTTAGAAAATGACCTTGAACTCAGCAAATCATCTGACGTAATCTTAGACATCCTCAAACAA ACGTGTCTTCACACGCTGTGCCGGAAGTTTCCCCCGTCGCCACGATACAGGAAGTGCTTTATCGCCGAGCTTATAAGGCGG GTGGAGTCAGTAGGATGTGAACCTCTGGATGAGCTCTACGATGCTCTGGCAGAGGTAGTAGCGGCCCAAGAGGTGGCAGAGGGATATCGGACGTACTTTTTG CCGTGCGGGGACACCGTCAGTTTATTAGAGAACGTGGCTTTAATCTCCGAAGGGACGACGGGTCTGGTGACGTGGGAGGCGGCCCTATACCTGGCCGAGTGGGCCTTAGACCACCCGCGGACCTTTACTGGAAG GAAAGTTCTGGAGCTGGGCAGCGGTGCGGGTCTGACCGGCGTCGTCGTGTGTCGCACGTGTGGTCCTTCCTCATACATCTTCAGTGATTGTCACCAAAGTGTCCTTCAAAGACTCGGAGACAACTTGAGCATCAACGGactcaacaacaaaacaaacaccacCAGGACTGAAGTCAGTGTGCAAGAGCTTGACTGGACAGACGTGACGGAGGAACGCTGGAAGGAATTCAGTCCAGACGTGGTCATAGCAGCAG ATGTGGTGTACGATCCAGATGTGGTTGTGGTTCTGGTCCAGTTTTTGTCCAAGATCCTGAAGTGTGGTGGTGGTCGGGTTCCCACTGAGGTTCTCATTTGCTGCACCGTGAGGAACCCGCAGACGTACGCTGGCTTCAAGCATAGTCTAA GTGATGCTGGGATTGGCCACCGAGTGATAAGTGGAGCTGTCAATCACGTCTTTGAGTACAACAGAGAGTCTGAAATAGAGCTTGTTCAATTGTTTGCATgtcaataa